The Arsenophonus apicola genomic interval GCTACGGCGGTTCGATTTGCTGTTGATTTATTCTCTCCATCCTGTAATTTTTTTTCTATCATTTCATCAATAAATTCCAAAACAGAAAAAGGCACTCTTAGTGTCATCGGGTAATTTTTTTGACTTTCCATTTTATACCTTACAATTTGTTACATTTATTTGCATTTCAAAAACAATTTATGGCTAGCTGACCAGCATGTTTTAAATTTTTTTTTGCTAAAATTCAGTATAAATCACCTTATAATTGTAATTATAAAATTACTCAAAAGAAAGTTATAACTTTCTTTTGTTTTATTTTATATTATTATCAATATCTTAATGTTAGAATTTTTAACTTTCTTATAAGCAAGTTATAACTTGCTTATAGCTTTCTTTTTGAAACTCTTTTTTTGATTGAAATATATACTACCTTAATACAATAACTTGAATTTAAATGAAAAGTTACGCAAAGTTTATTTTGCGTGTGGTGTGTAAGTTAGTGGTGGAAAAAGCGGATTTGGTGAGGTAACATTGAGAGTCTTTATTGGAATTTCTTTGAAAATCTTTTTGCTTTATCAGGGCGACAATATGCCGAATTGTGATGTTTTTAATTAAAAGAGATGGGTGATAAAAATTAAAAATTTAATGTGGCTATTGTGTCTTGTTATCTCAAAATTAGCTTTTGCCGATTGTTTTGATAAAGCCGGAAGTTATTATCATCTCGACCCCGATTATTTAAGAGCCATTGCATGGCAGGAATCTAATTTCAATCCAAAAGCAAAAAACAAAAATAAAGATGGCTCTCTTGATTTAGGGATTATGCAAATTAACACCAAAACATTTAAATCAATTAAAAAAGAATATCCGGCTTTAACAGAAAATAAATTAGTAAATAATCCATGTCTGAATATTCATATTGGCGCCATGATTTTAAATCGAAAT includes:
- a CDS encoding lytic transglycosylase domain-containing protein gives rise to the protein MIKIKNLMWLLCLVISKLAFADCFDKAGSYYHLDPDYLRAIAWQESNFNPKAKNKNKDGSLDLGIMQINTKTFKSIKKEYPALTENKLVNNPCLNIHIGAMILNRNFVRFGKNWQSVGMYNAGMQNNNTSIKNRYRYANLIYQKYKKLKLEKTGEI